TCGACACGgccgtaaaaatttaatgaaaagaaaacaaagaaaGCGTAGAGAGATATCGGCTATCCCTTTCGAATAAAGTGGCGATCAAGAGAgcctaatatattaaaaaaaaaaaaaaaaaagaaagacgcGTACggataaattctataaatttgttCAGAGTGCTCAGAATTGTATCTGATGGTTGCTAAGCCCGTCAACTTTGACGTGAGATCTTTTCCGAAAACTGGATTTTCTGATATTATTTCATAGTTTATCGTTTTCTATAACATGGTAGCCTAATATCGTGGGGTTTCAGATTGATTGTGTTTACACGTTTCAATGTGTATTTCATATCGTAGCGAAcgtgtaatataaatacttcACAAAACCGATATATTGACAACCATCTCTATAAGTCTTATAATGTACAATGATTTCAACTGTGATTCTATTTCTTATTGTGccaaaattcttaatatacacataaacattatatatataaatatatatatatatatgtacacacacacatctatatatgtattataaaattatatatatacaagacgttgtataatatttacaaatctgtgagcaaatgataaattatttcttcactTAACCGTTAAGtattacaaagagaaaaaaaagtttacagaCTACTGTGCGAAAAACTGcggacagaaaaaaatattttacatataaagccagtgtttgaaatttattataaccaTGTGACCTGATGTATCTGACTTACAGTGTTTTACAAGTTAGTACTAGTCAGTGTGTCTAATATCTATAtgttaatatctatatatggaTGTATCTTCAATGTATTTGTTGCCTGCCAGTTGTTAGATATCTGACAAAATGTTGAAGCGCAAAAAGAAAGTTGTGCTATTAGTAATAgaattatacgataaaaaagtgaaccgaataaaatatcagatttTTCATTCAGCCAACGCTAACTGTGTGACAAGAGATGCGATtacaagcaaaaaaaaaattgttataaataattatcgagactATACAACTTCCAGGCATCGGTACGATCTACTTTGTACATTCTCtgtgataattttatgtaatttttggaAACACGCGTATGCTGAAAATGTATTCGTtttacagaataaaaatactctgtatcaaaattatatatgtatattaattatattaaaaatgatgttTCAGgtgttttttttcctttctctctctttttcaatgAGAAAGGTATCATTACATGCATCAAATGCGCATATTATTGatcattctatataataacaaaaatgctGTCATagctttttcattaaaatgtgcatagtaatagtaatacggcgcgattttttttcagataagaCTATATAAAgttgtcataaaaattaattatatatataaataattataaaatgtgtattattGTTTCGCAGTAACAAAAGCTGGACTTAGACCCAATTTCGCACCGGCTATCCTCATCCTCAGAGGCTGAAATCCAAGTTCAGTTTTGGGAATTCCATATTCTTGCAATTTACTTTCATAAGTCGCTAATAAGTCATCGTGTGCTTTGCAGACTTTTGCTAATTCATATTGCAAATCTTGTATTGcagtattttttctattaagcATATCCTACaaggaaaagaaacaaaatgaCAGTATGCAATTCAAATAGATTTAATTGTAACGAGATCATGCTTAATGCATATATacctctaattttttattcacgtTGACCACTGTCGCAGGATCTAATTGAGCTGCGGCCAACACTTCGCTGATCTGCGCTTCTCGCTGTTCCAGTAACTCtgataatttttccaattttttctcCAAAAGAACATTCTTCAAACCTGTTTTCTGTTGCAGTTCGAAAATAGCGGAAACAAATCTAGAATGTAACTCGTCTCTCTCGGATTGacactaaataatattaaaggtaaataatattaaaaagatcatCGTTTATCGatgctttttttatcacatgcatatatatatatatatatatatatatattatataattttactttttcaaaacGCAATTCAAGCACTTCATTTTcccattttaaattttctaggtCCTTCGCCACTGTGGACAATCTCCGTTTcgtattctaaaaatatcgtTAACTCAGTTAAACATCTCCGTTTGTAAGAACatcgttaaaaaaacaaagataatgAAAGACATTTCAGATATACTAACAGCTAGAATTTGTTTATCTTTCTCATAATTTGCAAGCTGACGATTAAGCTCGGAACTCGTTTCTTGCAAAGATTTTAAATcagttgaatattttttattctccgcTGTCAATTCTCGCACTTGCTTTTTCATACGTTCTTCATTACTTCTCATCGCATCCATTTGTTCCtgttaaaacattttctatattaattggAAATCTTTTCAAATCACTATCTCTTTGCAATTGCGAGATTTAACAACAGACTTTACCTTCATACTCTTAATtaacgataaattattaagagtGATatcattgtaataatttttcatctcGGCAAATGCATTCTCgtgattttttatcaaattatcaaTTTGCGCGTTTTTTCTCTCCTCCACTTCTGTAATTTCCATTCGATGCTTCAACGTTAAAGACTCGTATTGACTGGTTAATTTCTGTTCGTATTTTTGCTCCAATTCTGTCGCTTCAGACTCAAATTTCTTCATCATATTCTTCATTTCCTCCGAATTGTGCTGCATTATAAGAAAAAGcagcattttttttactagaatttaatatataattttcatcaaattatGTTACACGTGCATCTTACCAATTTCAACGCGCGTATCTTATTCATGTACGCTAATTCCTGTTCCTTCTGCGTTTTCTTGAATTCTATTTTGTCTTTAATAAGCTCATTCTCTTGCACAACGTGATCGTCTTGTGCCAATTTGAGAGCAACCAGATGCTCGGCCTTGCTCTCGGACAAATTAGTCTGATGCTCGTACATCAAGTGTTTTACTTTCTGCTTGTATAACTTGAGCTCGGCCTCGTGCTTCTCTGCCATCTCCTCTTTCTCGCgttctttatttctatatgcaaattatgcaaatacatttatattatattgaaaaaagcgCTTCGACGATCAAGTCAAAGGTACCTGACTGTAGCTCGCGCTTCATCCAACTGATGTCTCGTAATTTCCCAAAAAGTTCGCAATTTATCTCTCTctaattgaaagaaatttctttcctctctctcacgtTCCAtttcttctaatattttatgagcATATATTTCCAATTGTTCCCTATTCATTTTCGTTGTGTCTACTCCATCAACATTAGCATTCGCATTTCCTTTTGCCTTTTTGGGACCCTTTGCgtcaagtaatttttatatataagatatacattaaattataaaaacttaataaagagagaaaaaaattttatcattatatcataattttaatatttatatctgttggcaataatagttttaaaaaattattattatggtacacatgtaaaaatatataaaaatatttataataaagatatgtaataaGACTGAtgaaaaagcaaaattaatataaaagttaaaattaaagttaactaAGGtgaattaaagttaaaatgaataaacttACCATTTTTACTGATTTATAAAAACGCGTAGAAAGATTATTCTATGTGATGTCTTTTCAAAGACTATAGCAAAATATAACacgaacaataataataataatgatagtaCTGTCTATAGTCTCACGTCAGCTGACCTAGGTCTGTACAACTCAGTTAGTTTGACATTTTAGAGGATCTGTTTTGTAAGACCTCGTTACTAAGCAACCAAGTCTATGCATCGATATGGATCCTATATCCTATATATgcagattttattttcgatgAGACAATAATctaaatagaaaatgtaaattaaaaatatatacattacgataatatatatatatatatatatatatatatatatatatatatatatatatatatattattgaaatttatatattcatttatgtacgtgcatatattgcattacatgtattacatgtttaaaaatctcatttttataatttagaatgtatactaatatatatatgtatattaatatattcacattttatatatataatgacatttgttaatatattagcatttattaaatatatatattaaaatgatatttagcagaaattaatatttatttggcatactttttaataatatatattgtatatgtagaaatgcaagctatattttttctatataaaaatgttgtgtgtaatatcaaattaattgataaattacaaataacatATGAGAAGTTCTAATTATCACATTTCAGATAATTAAAGTGGAATTAAATACATCATGATTGTTGTTTTTTCCCAATGATTTTCATTTATTCACATTACTCCATTACttcttaaaaacaaaatttgacACTTTGGAATATATCATTTCGTAATAGCTGAAGGAAGCATGTATATTCTAAATTACAAATCACGATATTTCGCTGTAACAatataaagatgtaaaaaatttttagttttccaGTTACTGCTAGTCGCGCAGAAAAGCGAATggtatttcattaaaattttattcaattaaaagctcgtatcaagaaatttttccTTCTAGTAACGCGCAACGTATTAAcagcaaaattataaacatatcaaCATTGCATAAGTACCAATAATTACAATAGTTTTATTCACTGATTATAAACTTACGAAAAATCGTGCacgcaaatataataacgattgccattacttatatacataaaaatctgTGCATTCGtagaaaaatttgacaatataaattatgaggTAGAACTAGTCTATATACGGCATGTAACGAACATCGGGAGCAAAGGCAATCCTTAATTCCCTTTGGATTTGGTCCATTATCAATCCTATCTGCCGAGTCGtgctaaatttatattcatacttgaataattatattgaaataattactttctaacagaaaaaaattaccctgacacaattttttctacaaaaagatgtgaaaaaaattatatgacaaaatttactgatctataattatattttttaaatatagagatcCTTTCGTCTCGTGATAATAAACAATTGCTTCACGTGcgaataattaaactaaagatataataaaaataaataattttatgttgaaCAATCTTCGTCAAATATTCACTCGAAAAATTCTGTCGAGCTTATATGGAATGCTGTATGTCGCATGATGATTGCTCAATCCCACATCTTTCATTGTATTTAGCTCGATTCGCcattaaattgcaataaacaTCCCACAGCACCAAAATAACCCTGAAATCACGGAGATTCATCTGTAATATCTAAAtgactaatttttaaaatttttagggTATTATGTTTTTACTTCATGTTCCAAAAACAGAGCTTTCAAGGTTCCTTTAGACCAATAATCCATAGCATAGGCCAATAATTTCATCGATATGGGATTTACCCTGAGAAAATTTCCAACAAATACAAcctaaaagtaaaaattgttgtaaaatgctggtataaaaaaatgtatataatacaatgtatatacatgtgtataataCCCTTTCAATCTTTTCATTAACAGCACACATGCGTGCAATGGAACCGATATTATTTGTGATAGTAACGAGCGTTGCACGTGCTAGATCTTCCTTCGTGACTGTATTTCTACGGTCTTTGGAATTCATTTGTccgaaactaaaaataaagaacaaaaaatagaattgtgatgaaaataaaagattaattgcagaattaataattgtttaaattaccTGCTCGCAACTAGGTCTCCAGGAAGGCCAAAAGGACCATAATCACCACCATATATATCTTTGACCAATTTATCTACTCTTGTGTTATCGCCACCTGTCGCTAATTCTATCGCTTCTTCGAAGGTATTACAACCGGTAAGTAAACAACATAATCCCAAAAATGTTCCACCTCCTAaactacataaaataattatgttatattgatATTGCTTAACAATGAATCCTGTTTCAATatgcaatatgtatatatacataacatgttcaatataatatatacatatatatatatttaccttGTTCcagatattcttttaaaattttctggtCCATATACAGCTAATATGCTTACTCCAGAGCCTATGTTAACAAGCTGCAAGATAcaattgtcaaaaataatttctgtcGAGAAAACTGtatgcaagaaaatattttcacgtaTCCTTACCAAGAAAGGATATGGTTCAGAAAAGTCATAAGGTACTTTCTGACATTTGCTGTCATCGGTGGGATCCGACCAATAATAGCATTCATGCGGATTCGTGGTTTCTATGTAGAGCATTCCACGTATTAAACTATCTAATTCATCAAATTTTGCcaaattcatatttacttCCTGCATcaaagatatttcaaaattatgtgatttgTGATTGTGATCAATAATAactagattaattaatatcaagatGCGTGATTCCGcacctttttaaaattatcctcGAATTTAAAGGCACCACCACCTGTGGCGCAAACAGTAGTCACAAGATTCGCCATGCCCTTTGATTTTGCTAGTGCTAAAAAATTTCCCATTTCACTTGTAGGAAATCTAATGAAATGTAACGTTCCTTGTCTACCTCTAATGCGAACATTATCCATCTGAAATAGTAATtgaaatcattatatataaacaacaaatttatataagtaggtctatataagtaaattacaattagaaaTCGAATATTTAATACTGTACTGACTTGTAAATGCGTGTCACGATGACCAGTTTTTCCATACGCCGAGTTTTTAGTAAGATATCgacgaatatttttcaatgtctCAACTTCTGCATCTGCCTCGTCTCTCGTTATATCCTTTGGCTCAAAGTATACTAACTTACACAGTGTACCACCTATATCCATTCCAAACCAAGGCATTgctataacaataatatatgattaatatttcatttatttattgttaaataaaattaatttgtatgtaggaatatgataaaaatatttgaagatacagatatttttaaaaaggcaattattagcaatttaaaaagcacaattttacaaaaacaaatgAAAGAGATTAAATCTTTTAGAAATGTGATTATTAATAAGCTTGTCATGCAGAAAAATTGTTGCGATGAAATGCAAAGGTATACACACAGCAAAACCTTGTCTAATTATAGATGTTTACTTGGGGGTACACAAGCAAAGTGAGTATATTTCTGAGTTTTTTTGTCAGAAGTATTacttactttattattttacttatgtaTGCAATCAATATCTTATAAACTActtctttgtatatatatatatatatatatatatatatatgtaattataagaaaatattaaagttctAAAATAATTGACATAATAATCACAAACACAAAGTCACTAAATATCATTTACAAACAATATACCAgccaatataaataaaaataataaaaagtaaatataataaataataataaaaagtaaaaattagcAATCTAAGCACACATACAGTCCATTGACTCACAAGGAGATGAATGATTCCTCGGTTCGCTAGCTATAATCTTGCCAGTGGAATACCCATTGGACTCCATGTTTTTTggagttaaattatttttatggttCTGCGGACTCATTGCTCAGAGTTGAAtagcttataaatttttctttatagtaaTGAGCCTCTTTgctgtaagaaaaaaatacttgtttaaatataaaaaatattaaaaatgtaatatacatataacatagattataatatatacatatatcaaatgaTAAGAAATATCTTACATTTGACCTTattagaagaaataatataaatagatttattttttctttctcttaatatatattaagaaaaagaaaaatatgtgtatacatatataaatgtattatatatatacacatataaaaaagactTTATAGACAAAAAGcctttttaactttaaaatatttaaagatgttTGTATAGGAGACTATTTTACCAATTCTGAAtacaattatcattaaatatacaggGTCAAAGATCATCTTTCATTATGCACTGCCTGAaatgtctatatataaatttacataagcgatctcatatattattatattatgtgcatgttttaaatctttcgcattactttaatttatttgcttttatgTGCTTTATATATGCGTGAGatcaaaatgaatataaattttgctgCGTCGTTATTGAGAATATTACAATCAAAATAGGAGATTATTATTccttaaattacaaatttaaaattaatattttaataaatattttttatatcacatgatatataaaaatatagtgtCTGTTAAACTTTAAACAAGTATACAGCATTATTATGCCTTTCTAACATTGAGAACTTATttgatatatgcaaatatatatatatatatatatatatatatatatatatatatatatatagagagagagagagagagagagagagagagaaaagaaagaaagggaaagaTCTTACTCTTTAACAGACACCCATCAGTTcactatttttaaatgataagaaATGACAGAAACACGAAGCGTCACGTTATATAAGTCACAAGTGATAAATTaacaatcattaattttttatttctattatatgacatattatatGACTTCGATCCGATAGTTATATCACAATATTCCACCTATCATTCACCAACGTCGTGCATCACATCGACAGCACCGTTCATCacgatgtaaaaattatcgttaaaaaattttaatctgacGACACTAAACGCCAACCTGTCCTCGATCACGCaagtcgtcgtcgtcctcgaCCAGGGCGACGGACGTCAAGTGCCGCGTCGTTCGAGAAGTCGTGTCAACGACGGAATGCACGACGAAGAGAGTGGCGATGGCGTGACGTCCCACGCCAGGCCGGCGTGACACTTACTCATCGAATTTTCGGGCGAGCGCCGGGAACCGCGCAAGTCAACCAGAACCGTCTTCGACCTGACGCTCCCTTCTGCTCCGCTCGCACTGTCCGACTGTCCGAGTCTCGGCACCGTGCGCAACGGCGACGATCGTAGCCGCCAAGGCACAGGGCACAGTGCTGTATAAATTGCACATGCACAAACTGTACGTAATGGTGTATATGATAACTGTACAATGAACGGGATTCGTAAAAACGACGGCAACGGCCGCGTACACTATGAAACGTTCTACTCTAtcagttacatatatatactattatgtGGAAAAATGCGCGActctcatttatatttattgcagtGAACTCGCTCGGGCACATCAAGGCCGTGATAAAATAAGCTAAAATATATCAAGCATGCAAGCATtgaatatatgcaatataattatgcatatgtattttctattaaataattgataggGCCGAATTTGAATATTGATGGCTCATCAtcatttccttctcttttttctatgaatatttatcttgTTGCGATACAATATCACTCTTTATCTATTTACTTCATGAAACAATCATTTCCGGTTACTTGAGGAAAAAATAGCCGCGCACCATAACAGAACTCTTTAGAAATGACGTGGCGGCAATCAGCTGATCATATTGAATTCTTcctctcttatttttcttagaaGCAATGTGCGTTCtcttattaaacaatttatgcTTTATGATTTTCAGAGACAGTCACAATTATAATGCCCTATATGTTTGAGCTCttagtgaaattattttttattctcctgTCTCTTCCTGTCTATTCcctatacaaaattatatttttcctaaaattaaattaaattttattattcatacttTATACACTTTTTAATACGTTACTCTAATGCAAAGACCATTGagttattctatttatacaattatttttattttgtgtgtcAATCCAAATCATGTATCTAATTTTATCACTCTTATTGCAATACCGCGCAAAAATTTCGACAAACCATTAAATTAATCTACGactctaaatttttatcatcttttaCTGTGACAAACGACAAGCTCTTTCGTGTCATTTATTCTATTGAAACATAATTATCTACattttctcgatttttttctcgtaaatagcttttaaattaaatgatttccaaatgatatcaatataatcgcaaccatataaaataatataatatttcttgcaTCATGTACATGATATTTAAATGCCATGAAATGTCACAAAACTACTGTTTAAACTATCTTATCACTTTATTTTACTGTCttaaacacatttatttttatgtcgtatttattgtaaatattgaatagAATAAgtatgtagatttttttttgacgATACGGAAAAGATTATCAGGTCAATTATCTTAACACGTGTCAAGATAGCATTTTAGACagttctatttaaaatattctttattcaattatatatcttacattTAAGGAAAATCAGATAAcagtttatatgtaataaaaaacaataataataaaatttcaaagtgataaaaattttatatcttataagtTTAACCAAAATTGAacaatctaataattaaaattgtcaaaaagatataaaaagtactttaatttatttaacaaataaatttattcatatttgtgAGTTTTTCCGACTCTTCATTTATTATCGcagtcttaaaaataaataatctcatCACCTTTTGAAAGGTAACATGATTcttttttgacaattttgttgaaattcttttcatttttcacctttttttcgtctttggaagaaaattatacaagcTTTATTTATTGTCCTAAAGCAagtgcaaaatttatatataagtttatgaCATCACGTGGCGCTTTTTTTGACATATGTACATCACATGTCATGCGCCATTTCTAATAATTCACTAGCTCGCACATGAGGGCTTGTTTCCATTTATAACTCGCACATTAGGGCTTGTTTCCACTTATAACTCGATTCGAGAGAGAGTTACTAGAACTCAGATCGTGACGTATGGCCTATGGCGTATGAATTCCACACGTGGAGTTCTTACTGTAGAACAGATTTTTcggatgtaaataaaaattttatactaatcaagcaaattgttatattgattattcacaatgagaaaattaaagtatcATGAACAAAAGCTGCTGAAAAAGGTAGATTTTTTATCGTGGCCGGCCGATAACAATCTTCATGAGGTTAAGATCCTAAAGCGATATTGTATTCAAAAAAGATCGGACTACACAGTgtaagaatgaaaaaattattttacattttaatataattttcaatataaaaaaatgttttaaaattatttataattataaaataattataaaaaaaacttaactaTAATTGTAGATACAACAAATTGTCACGCGAGATACGAGAATTGggtaaaaagattaaagaagTCGAACCTGATCATCCTTT
This Anoplolepis gracilipes chromosome 12, ASM4749672v1, whole genome shotgun sequence DNA region includes the following protein-coding sequences:
- the Gas8 gene encoding dynein regulatory complex subunit 4 translates to MGPKKAKGNANANVDGVDTTKMNREQLEIYAHKILEEMEREREERNFFQLERDKLRTFWEITRHQLDEARATVRNKEREKEEMAEKHEAELKLYKQKVKHLMYEHQTNLSESKAEHLVALKLAQDDHVVQENELIKDKIEFKKTQKEQELAYMNKIRALKLHNSEEMKNMMKKFESEATELEQKYEQKLTSQYESLTLKHRMEITEVEERKNAQIDNLIKNHENAFAEMKNYYNDITLNNLSLIKSMKEQMDAMRSNEERMKKQVRELTAENKKYSTDLKSLQETSSELNRQLANYEKDKQILANTKRRLSTVAKDLENLKWENEVLELRFEKCQSERDELHSRFVSAIFELQQKTGLKNVLLEKKLEKLSELLEQREAQISEVLAAAQLDPATVVNVNKKLEDMLNRKNTAIQDLQYELAKVCKAHDDLLATYESKLQEYGIPKTELGFQPLRMRIAGAKLGLSPAFVTAKQ
- the Fbl gene encoding pantothenate kinase 3 isoform X1, with amino-acid sequence MSPQNHKNNLTPKNMESNGYSTGKIIASEPRNHSSPCESMDSMPWFGMDIGGTLCKLVYFEPKDITRDEADAEVETLKNIRRYLTKNSAYGKTGHRDTHLQMDNVRIRGRQGTLHFIRFPTSEMGNFLALAKSKGMANLVTTVCATGGGAFKFEDNFKKEVNMNLAKFDELDSLIRGMLYIETTNPHECYYWSDPTDDSKCQKVPYDFSEPYPFLLVNIGSGVSILAVYGPENFKRISGTSLGGGTFLGLCCLLTGCNTFEEAIELATGGDNTRVDKLVKDIYGGDYGPFGLPGDLVASSFGQMNSKDRRNTVTKEDLARATLVTITNNIGSIARMCAVNEKIERVVFVGNFLRVNPISMKLLAYAMDYWSKGTLKALFLEHEGYFGAVGCLLQFNGESS
- the Fbl gene encoding pantothenate kinase 3 isoform X2, translating into MSPQNHKNNLTPKNMESNGYSTGKIIASEPRNHSSPSMPWFGMDIGGTLCKLVYFEPKDITRDEADAEVETLKNIRRYLTKNSAYGKTGHRDTHLQMDNVRIRGRQGTLHFIRFPTSEMGNFLALAKSKGMANLVTTVCATGGGAFKFEDNFKKEVNMNLAKFDELDSLIRGMLYIETTNPHECYYWSDPTDDSKCQKVPYDFSEPYPFLLVNIGSGVSILAVYGPENFKRISGTSLGGGTFLGLCCLLTGCNTFEEAIELATGGDNTRVDKLVKDIYGGDYGPFGLPGDLVASSFGQMNSKDRRNTVTKEDLARATLVTITNNIGSIARMCAVNEKIERVVFVGNFLRVNPISMKLLAYAMDYWSKGTLKALFLEHEGYFGAVGCLLQFNGESS